The window GGCAGAGGAAAAGATAAAACAGGAGATGGAAATCACAAGTCATCTCCTTGCATCTACTCTCCACGATATTGGTAAAATCGGGACTTATGAGCATCTGCTTGATAAACCCGACAAACTCACTGATGAGGAATTTGAACTTATAAAGGCGCATCCCGCAAAAGGGGCAGAGATATTAAAGCAGATAAAGGCATTGAAGGATGTAATACCTATAGTAAGAGCCCACCATGAAAACACTGATGGAACAGGGTATCCTGATGGTCTTAAAGGCAATAACATACCTCTTCTTGCAAGGATAGTCCATGTGGTAGATTCATTTGATGCTATGACAACAGATAGACCCTATAGAACATCCTTTGATAGAGGATATGCCCTTAAAGAACTCAAAAGATATGCAGGCGCCCAGTTTGACACAGAGGTTGTAAAGGCATTTTTGAAGACAGGGTGTAAGAGGTGAAGGGTATTTGCAAGTGAAGTATAATATAGATTTTATCAGTGCATAATCTGGATTTTTATGGCTAATTACCTGCAAAAATGTTAAAAAATCAGATAAAAAATCAGGTTATACACAGCGCCATAAATAAATCCGCATACTTAAGCGTCAGAACAAAGCAGACCAAGACGCGACGAAAACGAGGAGTGAGGCGTATTTTAAGCATACGCTGCAACGACCTGTCTGCGTGCAACGCACAGGCAGGCAACGCAGGTATGCAAAGTTATGACGCTCTGTATAATCCGAAAAATGCAACTGCATTTTTTAGGATAAGGAGATGACATGAGATTTGGTGTTATAGTATTTCCGGGTTCAAACTGCGACCATGACTGTTATCAGGTGCTTAAAAATGTATTTAATCAGGATGCAGATTACATCTGGCATAAGGAAACTTGTATCAAAGGATTTGACTGCATAATCCTGCCAGGGGGATTTTCTTATGGAGATTATTTAAGGACAGGTGCAATTGCAAGGTTTTCACCTGTAATGAATGAGGTCATGGAATTTGCAAACAAAGGCGGTCTTGTTGTCGGTATATGCAACGGCTTTCAAATACTAACAGAGGCAGGACTTTTGCCAGGGGTTTTGATGCGAAATAAAGAACTAAAGTTTATCTGCAAGGATGTTCATGTAAAGGTAGAAAATAATCAGACCTGTTTTACAAAGAAATATAAAAACAGCGATGTCTTAAAGATTCCGATTGCCCATGCAGATGGCAATTATTTTGCAGATGAAGATACTATCAAAAGACTTGAGGACAATAGTCAGATAGTTTTCAGATATTGCAATTCACAAGGCGAGGTAACTGATGACTCAAACCCAAACGGTTCAATCCACAACATTGCTGGCATTATAAATGAAACAGGTAATTGTCTTGGCATGATGCCCCATCCTGAAAGGGTTTGCGAATCCATATTAGGAGGCAAAGACGGAAGGGGCATATTTGAGTCATTATATATTAGTGCATTAGTATATTAGGCACTTTATACTATTATAGATATACTGCTGTCTGTTTGATGATTTTTTGATTCCAGTATCTTTTCAATTTCTGAATATTTTTTGATTTGATTGCCTTTTATGGCAGTCATAACATGGTCCCCAATGTCTTTACCTGTTACTGTTTCAACCATAACATTTACAACAGAGGCAATAAAGCCAAAGACCTTTCCATAGATAGTTCCTCCTATTATCTTTGAAACAGGAGAAATCTTGTCATTAGTTACAAAACGGTAAGCTGTGGACACAACAGGGATATGATGAAAAGGGTTTATAATATCCAGAATATCTCCAAAACTTAACTCGCCCTCTTTCTTTTCTTTGGTGTCTACTGTTTTCTTTGTATCAGAATAAATTTCATATTCAGGAGAAGATGATATATCGTCTATGATATGAATGTTCATTAGTATCTCCGCAAATATTAGACAGCAACATTTGTGCCACTTTTAAACTAGTTGAAATTAAAGGGTTTTAAATATCGGGCAGGTATTTTTTTACATTTTCACCATAAGGCATGGGAATTATTTTCCTATGAATCGGATTTTCTGGATTGTTCTCTTAATGTAAAATCTGGTAGAATTATAAATCAAATGATTGACTATCTTATCAAAAACGGCACTATAATTGATGGAGGCGGCACTCAACCCATAGAGGCTGATATTGGCATTTTCCGGGATAGGATATGCTTTATCGGAAAAGATGAGGTGTCTGCAAAAAATGTCCTGGATGCAAAAGGACTCATCATCTCTCCGGGATTTATAGATGTCCACAGCCATTCAGAGTTTACCCTCCTTGCTGACAACAGGGCAGAGGGTAAAATCTCTCAAGGGGTTACTACTGAGATAAACGGGAACTGCGGTCTTTCAGCGGCACCGCTTTACAACGAGGCATTGGAACAAAGGGAGATAGACCTTGATGAACTAAATATAAAAGAGAGATGGTCAACTTTAGGGGGGTATCTTGGCACCCTTGAAAAAAAAGGTATTGCCTTAAATTTTGCAACCCTTTGCGGTCATGGCAATATCCGCGCATCAGTAATGGGTTATAAAGATAAGAAACCTGATAATGATGAGATTATAGAGATGAAAAAACTCCTGAAAGAGGCAATACAGGATGGCGCAAAGGGCATTTCAACAGGCTTAATATATCCGCCGGGTGTTTACGCAGGGACAGAAGAATTGATAGAATTATGCTCCGAACTCCGAACTATGCCCCCGAATGTTTCTATCGGGGGTCCTAACTCCGAACTTATCGACACCTCTCACATGAGAAGCGAAGGGGATAAACTTATAGAATCGCTGGAAGAGGTCATTAGAATCGCCAAAGAAACAGGAATTAAAGTCCATATATCCCAGATAAAGACATCAGTGATGCCATACTGCCGTCATGGATGTATGAAGGTGGAAGGGATGAGGAAATAAAAAGACTCCATGACCCTGATATAAGGGCAGAACTTAAATCTATACTCTCATCAAAAGACAGTGATTATTGGAAGGGTATTTACATATCCGCTGTAACAAAGGATGAGAATAGATGGATGGAAGGGAAAAATATCTACAATATCTTACAGATGACAGGCAAATTACCTGATGATACAGTGTTAGACATTCTAATAGATGAGGGGCTGCGGGTTGGCGCTATATTCTTTTCCATGAAAGAGGAAAACCTTGAAAGATTCCTGTCTTTACCTTATACAATGCTCGGCTCTGACAGTTCAGCCCGTTCCTTTTCAGGGATTACTAGAAAAGGCAAGCCCCATCCAAGGGGCTTTGGAACATTCCCGAGGTTCATCGGGAAATATGTCCGGGATAAAGCTGTTGTGTCTCTGACTGAGGCAATAAAAAAAATAACACAACTTCCTGCCAGGACATTTGGTTTGAAGGATAGGGGCTTGCTCAAAGAAGGGTTCTATGCTGATATTGTTATATTTGACTATGAAAGGATTATTGATAAGGCAGTATTTGATGAGCCATATACGCAGGCACAAGGGGTTGAGTATGTGTTTGTTAATGGAAAACCTGCATTTAAGGAAGGTAAACATACAGGAAATTTATCAGGGATGGTAGTGAAGTGAAGCCCGTAATTGGCATAACTGCTGACATAGATAAGGAATATCTAAAAATAAAAAGGGATTATGTCCGTGCAGTTGCAGAGGCAGGCGGTCTTCCGATTATCATTGCACCTTCAGATGATGCGTGTGGTGTTGCTGATAAAATAGACGGTCTTGTATTATCAGGCGGCGGGGACATCCTTCCTAATTATTATGGAGAAAACATCTCTGTCCCTTTGGAAGTCCTTAAACCTGTAGAAAAGGAGAGGATAGATTTTGAGATAGAACTCTTTAGAGAGGCAATGAAAAGGCAAAAACCAATCCTTGCCATATGCTATGGTATGCAGCTGGTAAATGCAGCACTCGGTGGGACTCTTTATCAGGATATTAGCCCACTGGGGACAGATTTAAAATCTGTCCCCAAATTTTTAAATCATAGACAAGGACAACATATGATAAAGATTGACAATTCTTTTTATTCTACATTTCATATTCCGCAATACGCAAATACGCAATCTATCAACTCTTCCCACCATCAGGCAATTAAAAGCCTTGCTGACGGGTTGGAAATATTCGCCCTCTCAAATGATGGGATTATAGAAGGGTTCTATAAAAGGGACTATCCATTCCTTGTCTGCTGCCAGTGGCATCCTGAAAGGGATTTGTGCAAGAATGAAATTTCACCAGCATTGTTTAGGTTATTTATAGATGCAGCAAAAAGGCAAAGCATGGGTAACTTAAGATGATAACAGGGCTTGATAATATGGAAAAACACTTACCTAAAGTATTAAACGGCTCAAGGGCAGGGCTTGTAACCAATCCTGCATCTGTAAACAAAAGACTTGAACATGCGGTTGATATTGCCATCAAGTCAAAAAGATTTGAACTTAAAGCGCTCTTCGGACCCCAGCACGGAATCATGGGAGAGACGATTTGACATTCAGGATATTGGCTCACGCTATTACACATTCATCTGGACAATGGAACTCTGCATGCAGGCATGCCTTGAGATGGACAGGGCAGTTGTTGTCCTTGATAGACCAAACCCATTGGGAGGGGTGTTTACTGAAGGTCCTGTGCTTGATATTGCCTATGCCTCTTTTGTGGGACAGAGACCTTTACCTGTCAGGCATGGGATGACTGTGGGTGAAATAGGCAGTTATTTTAAAAATGAGTTTTACCCAAACCTTGACCTCCACATTATCAAGATGAAAAACTGGAAACGCAATATGTGGTTTGACATGACAGGGCTTCCATTGGTAATGCCTTCGCCGAATATGCCGACATTGGATACCGCGGCAGTATATCCCGGCATGTGCCTTCTTGAGGGGACAAATATGAGTGAAGGACGCGGCACAACAAGACCATTTGAAATATTCGGCGCCCCATTCATAGAGTCTGATATTTTGGTGAAAAGGTTAAACGGATTTAAACTTCAGGGAGTTTTTTTTAGACCCCTGTATTTTAAACCGACATTTCAGAAGCACGCAGACAAACTCTGCGGAGGCGCGCAGATACATATTACCAGTAGAGAAAGGTTTAAACCTTTTAAAACAGGGGTTGCAATCCTAAAGGCTGCTCATGATTTGTATCCCAAAGATTTTAAGTGGAAAGAGCCTCCTTATGAATATGAAACAAGAAAACTCCCGATAGACATCCTTGCAGGCACAGACAGACTGCGAAAAGGTATTGAAAATGGCAAGGACATTGAAGATATGGAAGGATGGTGGAAAGAAGAATGCCGTCGCTTCAACCGGACTGTAAGGAAGGAATACCTTATTGATGGGTAGAAGGTGTTATAACGGCAAAGATCAGCGGCGGACTATTGACCGTCCGCTGGAGTGTTTTGTTAGGCGCTGTGTCGTTTTAGTCAAGTCAAGTAAAGACCTCAATGCCTCATTTACGGCATCTGAATCTGCAAATGACCTGGCAACATCAGGCTCAAGCATTACAACATTAGCCCCTTCGGATAGAAGACGTTTGTAATACTTGCCGCGAACAGCTTTAGAATAATCAAAATCATATTCGGGACGCAATTCATCACTAATTTTCTTTTCTTTAGCCTTCATGTCGTTTCCTTTCGTGCGCGGCTGCAGTCCGCGCGCTGATTATAGGGAAAGTTGTGGGTCAGGTCAAGGGGAATATAACGCTTGCTATTCTTAACTCATTGAAATTTAAGAAGAATAATTTATGCTTGATTATTATGCCGCATGCTATGTAATATTTAAACTAATTATGGGAAATGACTTAGATATGGTCTTAATTCCTTCAAAAAATGGCAGCGTCAAATCCCCATCCATTGTAACGGGGTTTATCCTATCTGCCGGGCTTGGCGAAAGACTCCGCCCTATTACCAACCATATCCCAAAACCGCTTTTGCCGATTCTAGGCAAACCCCTGCTTGAAATTATTCTGGAAAAAATATCCTCTATTTCAGATTCCATCGGAATAAACCTGCATCACAAGAAAGAACTTATCTCTGAATATATAAATAATTCATCATTCAAGGAGCGGATAACTGTTTTTAATGAAGAGCCCATCCTCGGCACAGGCGGCGCTCTGAAAAATGCAGAGGAACTTTTATCAAGAGGCACATTCCTTGTCCATAATGCAGATATACTGTCTGATATAGATTTGGAAAGACTCATTGAATTTCATTTTTCATCAGAAAATATCGCCACACTTGCTGTCCACGATTATCCAAAGTTTAATAGTCTTATTGTGGATGAAAAGGGATATTTAAAGGATGTTGTCAAACAACCGCATTCTAAAAAACTTATGGCATTCACAGGCATTGCTGTTTACGAG is drawn from Deltaproteobacteria bacterium and contains these coding sequences:
- a CDS encoding amidohydrolase family protein produces the protein MIDYLIKNGTIIDGGGTQPIEADIGIFRDRICFIGKDEVSAKNVLDAKGLIISPGFIDVHSHSEFTLLADNRAEGKISQGVTTEINGNCGLSAAPLYNEALEQREIDLDELNIKERWSTLGGYLGTLEKKGIALNFATLCGHGNIRASVMGYKDKKPDNDEIIEMKKLLKEAIQDGAKGISTGLIYPPGVYAGTEELIELCSELRTMPPNVSIGGPNSELIDTSHMRSEGDKLIESLEEVIRIAKETGIKVHISQIKTSVMPYCRHGCMKVEGMRK
- a CDS encoding HD domain-containing protein; the encoded protein is AEEKIKQEMEITSHLLASTLHDIGKIGTYEHLLDKPDKLTDEEFELIKAHPAKGAEILKQIKALKDVIPIVRAHHENTDGTGYPDGLKGNNIPLLARIVHVVDSFDAMTTDRPYRTSFDRGYALKELKRYAGAQFDTEVVKAFLKTGCKR
- the purQ gene encoding phosphoribosylformylglycinamidine synthase subunit PurQ — translated: MRFGVIVFPGSNCDHDCYQVLKNVFNQDADYIWHKETCIKGFDCIILPGGFSYGDYLRTGAIARFSPVMNEVMEFANKGGLVVGICNGFQILTEAGLLPGVLMRNKELKFICKDVHVKVENNQTCFTKKYKNSDVLKIPIAHADGNYFADEDTIKRLEDNSQIVFRYCNSQGEVTDDSNPNGSIHNIAGIINETGNCLGMMPHPERVCESILGGKDGRGIFESLYISALVY
- a CDS encoding gamma-glutamyl-gamma-aminobutyrate hydrolase family protein is translated as MKPVIGITADIDKEYLKIKRDYVRAVAEAGGLPIIIAPSDDACGVADKIDGLVLSGGGDILPNYYGENISVPLEVLKPVEKERIDFEIELFREAMKRQKPILAICYGMQLVNAALGGTLYQDISPLGTDLKSVPKFLNHRQGQHMIKIDNSFYSTFHIPQYANTQSINSSHHQAIKSLADGLEIFALSNDGIIEGFYKRDYPFLVCCQWHPERDLCKNEISPALFRLFIDAAKRQSMGNLR
- a CDS encoding amidohydrolase family protein, which encodes MYEGGRDEEIKRLHDPDIRAELKSILSSKDSDYWKGIYISAVTKDENRWMEGKNIYNILQMTGKLPDDTVLDILIDEGLRVGAIFFSMKEENLERFLSLPYTMLGSDSSARSFSGITRKGKPHPRGFGTFPRFIGKYVRDKAVVSLTEAIKKITQLPARTFGLKDRGLLKEGFYADIVIFDYERIIDKAVFDEPYTQAQGVEYVFVNGKPAFKEGKHTGNLSGMVVK